A region from the Rhodamnia argentea isolate NSW1041297 chromosome 7, ASM2092103v1, whole genome shotgun sequence genome encodes:
- the LOC115742485 gene encoding putative indole-3-acetic acid-amido synthetase GH3.9 gives MDGKKLEYKGEAALKEIERLTSEADIVQQNLLQEILGQNQRTEYLSRFSRGSAMDTCEFKNSVPVITYKAIQPYIRRIAHGEDSSLITGKPITEMLCSSGTSAGEPKMMPSIEEDIDRRTFLYNLIMPIMNRYLAGLDEGKAMYLCFVKAERSTPCGLPARTVLTSYYKSNHFKHRAADAYHDFTSPYAAILCDDGDQSMYCQLLSGLVHRCQVLRLGAVFASAFLRAVSFLERNWGRMCDHIAAGHLDPFITDPECRSSMSSMLPSPNPTLAAEIREICSCPTWKGILCRLWPRAKYIEAVVTGSMAQYIPALKYYSEGKLPLVCTMYASSECYFGVNLRPLCDPHDVVFTLLPNMGYFEFIPLGGNGTLVMDIDEDEEVSGRKLVDLVNVRVGCYYELVVTTFAGLYRYRIGDVLQVTGFHNRAPQFRFICRRNVVLSIDNDKTNEEDLHKSITAAKKLLEPHDALLVEYTSRVDPSSVPGHYVLYWEIKHHRRSPSSASSDDSAANKPSLDHRVLEECCIVVEEELDYVYRRCRSNDRSVGPLEIRVVSPGTFELLMDFFISQGGSINQYKTPRCIKSSAALELLDGKVEASFFSPRDPTWRP, from the exons ATGGATGGCAAGAAATTGGAGTACAAAGGAGAGGCTGCACTAAAAGAGATAGAGAGGCTCACATCTGAGGCCGACATTGTCCAGCAAAACCTTCTGCAGGAGATCTTAGGGCAAAACCAGAGAACCGAGTACTTGAGCAGGTTCTCGAGAGGGTCGGCAATGGACACTTGCGAGTTCAAGAACTCGGTCCCTGTGATCACTTACAAGGCCATCCAACCTTACATCAGAAGAATTGCTCATGGTGAAGATTCCTCTCTAATCACTGGAAAACCCATCACTGAAATGTTATGCAG CTCAGGGACTTCTGCTGGAGAGCCCAAGATGATGCCATCGATCGAGGAGGACATTGACCGAAGGACCTTTCTTTATAATCTCATCATGCCAATTATGAACCG GTATCTCGCGGGGCTCGACGAGGGCAAGGCCATGTACTTGTGCTTCGTCAAGGCGGAGAGGTCCACCCCGTGCGGCCTGCCCGCCCGGACCGTGCTCACGAGCTACTACAAGAGCAACCACTTCAAGCACCGGGCTGCCGACGCGTACCACGACTTCACGAGCCCATATGCAGCCATCCTGTGTGACGATGGCGACCAGAGCATGTACTGTCAGCTCCTGTCGGGTCTCGTGCATCGGTGCCAGGTCCTACGGCTCGGCGCGGTCTTTGCTTCAGCGTTCCTTCGTGCCGTATCGTTCCTCGAGCGCAATTGGGGCCGCATGTGCGACCACATAGCCGCTGGCCATCTAGACCCCTTCATCACCGACCCTGAGTGCCGATCCTCCATGTCAAGCATGCTGCCGTCGCCGAACCCTACCCTCGCAGCCGAGATTCGGGAAATCTGCAGCTGTCCAACGTGGAAGGGGATATTGTGCCGGCTTTGGCCAAGGGCAAAGTACATTGAGGCCGTCGTGACGGGTTCGATGGCGCAATACATACCGGCCCTCAAGTACTACAGCGAGGGGAAGCTGCCGTTGGTGTGCACGATGTACGCCTCGTCGGAATGCTACTTCGGGGTCAACTTGAGGCCGCTGTGCGACCCGCACGACGTCGTGTTCACGCTACTGCCCAACATGGGCTACTTCGAGTTCATACCCTTGGGGGGGAATGGGACGCTGGTGATGGACATTGACGAGGACGAGGAGGTGTCCGGTCGCAAGCTGGTGGACTTGGTTAATGTCCGGGTCGGGTGCTATTATGAGCTCGTGGTCACCACATTTGCTG GGCTCTACCGGTATCGAATCGGGGATGTGCTCCAGGTGACCGGCTTCCACAACCGCGCCCCGCAATTCCGATTCATTTGCCGGAGGAACGTCGTCCTCAGCATCGACAACGACAAGACGAACGAGGAAGACCTCCACAAGAGCATCACGGCGGCCAAAAAACTGCTAGAGCCTCACGACGCCCTCCTCGTGGAATACACGAGTCGCGTGGACCCTTCATCCGTCCCGGGGCACTATGTCCTCTACTGGGAAATCAAGCATCACCGCAGATCGCCGTCGTCGGCTTCGTCAGATGATTCAGCGGCGAACAAGCCATCCCTCGACCATCGCGTGCTCGAGGAATGCTGCATCGTCGTGGAAGAAGAGCTGGACTACGTCTACAGGCGGTGTCGCTCCAACGACAGATCGGTCGGGCCGCTCGAGATCAGGGTCGTGAGTCCCGGGACGTTCGAATTATTGATGGACTTCTTCATAAGCCAAGGAGGGTCCATTAATCAGTACAAGACTCCTAGGTGCATAAAGTCCAGCGCTGCCCTGGAATTGCTTGATGGTAAGGTGGAGGCCTCTTTCTTCAGCCCTAGAGATCCAACATGGAGACCTTGA